A window of the Dyadobacter pollutisoli genome harbors these coding sequences:
- a CDS encoding PVC-type heme-binding CxxCH protein yields the protein MKTKALSFILGIVLLGCAAQPSSQNASVKSASSKSEAGKARRLEILFLGDNGHHKPAERVPQIMAALGPKGFNFTYTDDLNDLNPETLNKYDALMLYANWDSIAPQQAKALLDYVASGKGFIPIHCATYCFRNNPEVVKLMGGQFWRHTWDTIQPVWTKPDHPAIAGVKPFKTVDETYLHTLLQPDNIVLTERLIQKDQAKDRPGQEKEPYTWVRTHGKGRIFYTAYGHDERTWGVPGFQDLLEKGILWAVNDDAKKALAALNPKPFEYREAKLPNYEQRPGPQMQQLPLSPEESVKHIQIPVDFTLDVFAHEPDVMHPIAMTWDEKGRLFVLITKDYPNERKDTGGSDYILICEDTNKDGKADKFTKFSDDLSIPTGLVFANGGLIVSQAPHMLFLQDTNGDDKADVKKILFSGFGTGDTHAGPSNLHYGFDNWVYGSVGYSGFKGKVGVSDSLNFGQALFRFKPDGTNMEIVAKTSNNTWGLGFNEAGDLFGSTANNSHGWYSAIPNRYFGASKVDNGSRSTDTHKDMQPITPKVRQVDVFGGFTAAAGHNFYTARAYPKKYWNKVAFVSEPTGHILHQNIMAKKGTDFEDNLGFNLLAGADEWVAPVFAEVGPDGAVWVADWYSYIIQHNPTPKGSENGKGNAYETDLRDFTHGRLYRIGWKDAPKYTPITLSKDRPEELVATLKNNNMLWRQHAQRLLVERGNKDVVAKLVELAKDKSVDELGLNTAVIHALWTLEGLKALEDPQVLAVVTEALKHPSNDVRKTAVQVLPRTAATAQSLLAVDALHDKDPLVVLNTLLAFSEIPFTPQIESAVLALLDSYSQADDRWMPDAFAAILNSHDGALREKYLAQRISKAASSNASAQKAETAKAMDHSTMNHDAHSANKVTVQGSAELAITNITIEPTTPYVREYARVIIEITNQGSVAVPKELVPVVNVNVRSRSLNTNYISRQLNTGIAPGETVKLVEGNNGPWRSGFGFTSDEAGKVSVTATVDVDNVVPEKDENKNNTLSKTFEVRRLDRLSDFALERASRGYTSYASGNDVIKLIETAQSLDPQGRNAVMKGILGTWNPKRKETANDESRKVLASAKANISDDLTAKFTTLLESYGVKDEAPVDPNVQVVQIKAIREEMKFSVTEFTAIAGKTVEIVFENPDAMQHNVVVGRPKSTEIIGAAADKMITAKDGAEKNYVPNIPQVLAASPLVNPGQTFRLRFVVPDQIGDYPFVCTFPGHWRLMKGVMKVVKDKQGL from the coding sequence ATGAAAACCAAAGCGTTATCCTTTATACTTGGTATTGTCCTGCTGGGCTGTGCCGCTCAGCCGTCCTCCCAGAACGCGTCGGTAAAAAGCGCGTCGTCCAAAAGCGAAGCCGGGAAAGCACGCCGCCTGGAAATCCTTTTCCTGGGAGACAACGGCCATCACAAACCCGCCGAGCGCGTTCCGCAGATTATGGCGGCATTAGGCCCAAAAGGTTTCAACTTCACCTACACGGATGACCTGAATGACCTCAATCCTGAAACATTAAACAAATACGATGCATTGATGCTGTACGCAAACTGGGACTCTATCGCGCCTCAGCAAGCCAAAGCATTACTGGATTACGTTGCCAGCGGGAAAGGCTTTATTCCTATACATTGCGCAACCTATTGTTTCCGTAACAACCCGGAAGTGGTGAAGCTCATGGGCGGACAATTCTGGCGCCATACCTGGGACACGATCCAACCGGTGTGGACCAAACCTGACCATCCTGCGATCGCGGGTGTAAAGCCATTCAAAACGGTGGACGAGACGTACCTGCATACTTTATTGCAACCTGACAACATCGTCCTTACCGAGCGTTTGATCCAAAAAGATCAGGCAAAAGACAGACCTGGTCAGGAAAAAGAGCCTTACACCTGGGTGAGAACGCATGGTAAAGGACGGATTTTTTATACCGCTTACGGTCACGACGAGCGTACCTGGGGTGTTCCAGGTTTCCAGGATTTACTGGAAAAAGGGATATTGTGGGCTGTAAACGATGATGCGAAAAAAGCATTGGCAGCTTTGAACCCGAAACCATTTGAATACCGGGAAGCCAAACTTCCAAACTACGAGCAGCGCCCCGGACCGCAAATGCAGCAATTGCCTTTGTCGCCGGAGGAATCTGTAAAGCACATTCAAATCCCGGTTGACTTCACATTGGACGTTTTCGCGCATGAGCCTGACGTTATGCACCCGATCGCGATGACCTGGGACGAAAAAGGAAGATTATTTGTACTGATCACCAAGGATTATCCCAACGAACGCAAGGATACAGGCGGTAGCGATTACATTCTGATCTGTGAGGATACTAACAAAGATGGCAAGGCTGACAAGTTCACGAAATTCTCCGACGACCTCAGCATTCCAACCGGTTTGGTGTTTGCCAATGGCGGTTTGATCGTGTCTCAGGCTCCGCATATGTTGTTTTTGCAAGATACTAATGGTGATGACAAAGCCGATGTGAAGAAAATCCTCTTCTCAGGCTTCGGCACCGGCGATACCCATGCAGGGCCTTCGAACTTACATTATGGATTTGACAACTGGGTTTATGGATCAGTAGGTTACTCCGGGTTCAAAGGCAAAGTGGGAGTGAGCGATTCTCTTAACTTCGGCCAGGCGCTTTTCCGTTTCAAACCGGACGGTACCAACATGGAAATCGTTGCCAAAACTTCCAACAATACCTGGGGTTTAGGATTCAATGAGGCTGGTGATTTGTTTGGTTCTACTGCCAATAACTCACACGGGTGGTATAGTGCTATCCCAAACCGCTACTTCGGGGCCAGCAAGGTTGATAATGGAAGCCGCAGCACTGATACGCATAAAGACATGCAGCCTATCACGCCAAAAGTGCGTCAGGTTGACGTTTTTGGAGGTTTTACAGCCGCAGCCGGACATAATTTCTATACGGCAAGAGCTTATCCAAAGAAATACTGGAATAAAGTAGCATTCGTTTCCGAGCCAACCGGACATATTCTGCACCAGAATATCATGGCAAAAAAAGGCACCGATTTTGAAGATAACCTGGGCTTTAACTTATTGGCTGGCGCTGACGAATGGGTTGCTCCTGTATTTGCAGAAGTAGGTCCCGACGGTGCAGTGTGGGTAGCAGACTGGTACAGCTACATCATTCAGCATAATCCGACGCCGAAAGGTTCTGAAAATGGTAAAGGAAATGCTTACGAAACCGATTTGCGCGACTTTACCCACGGACGTCTATACCGCATTGGCTGGAAAGACGCACCTAAGTATACGCCGATCACATTGAGCAAAGACCGCCCGGAAGAATTGGTAGCGACTTTGAAAAACAACAATATGCTTTGGAGACAACATGCGCAACGCCTGCTGGTAGAGCGCGGCAATAAAGATGTTGTTGCAAAACTGGTTGAACTGGCAAAAGACAAATCCGTTGATGAACTAGGATTGAATACTGCCGTAATTCACGCATTGTGGACATTGGAAGGCTTAAAAGCCCTTGAAGATCCACAAGTGCTGGCAGTAGTAACGGAAGCTTTGAAACACCCATCGAATGATGTTCGCAAAACTGCCGTTCAGGTTCTGCCCCGCACTGCTGCTACTGCGCAGTCATTACTGGCCGTGGATGCATTGCATGACAAAGATCCGTTGGTTGTTTTGAATACATTACTGGCATTCTCCGAAATTCCTTTTACGCCTCAAATCGAAAGTGCGGTACTGGCGTTACTGGATTCTTATTCGCAGGCTGATGACCGCTGGATGCCGGATGCTTTCGCAGCGATATTGAATTCGCATGATGGTGCTTTACGTGAAAAATACCTCGCGCAACGCATCAGCAAGGCCGCATCATCCAATGCCTCTGCGCAAAAAGCTGAAACCGCCAAAGCAATGGATCATTCAACAATGAACCACGATGCACATTCGGCGAACAAAGTAACCGTGCAGGGTTCTGCTGAGCTGGCGATTACCAACATTACTATTGAGCCCACTACGCCTTATGTACGCGAGTATGCCCGCGTGATCATTGAAATCACCAACCAGGGAAGTGTTGCCGTTCCAAAAGAGCTGGTACCGGTCGTGAATGTGAACGTAAGAAGCCGCTCATTGAACACGAATTACATCAGCCGTCAGCTTAACACCGGTATTGCTCCGGGCGAAACCGTCAAGCTGGTGGAAGGAAACAATGGCCCGTGGAGAAGTGGGTTTGGCTTCACATCTGACGAAGCAGGGAAAGTAAGCGTGACTGCTACAGTCGACGTCGATAATGTGGTTCCTGAAAAAGATGAGAACAAAAACAATACATTAAGCAAAACATTTGAAGTACGTCGCCTCGACCGTCTTTCGGACTTTGCACTGGAACGTGCTTCACGTGGCTACACTTCCTATGCAAGCGGTAATGACGTGATTAAGCTGATAGAGACGGCGCAATCACTGGATCCGCAGGGACGCAATGCGGTGATGAAAGGAATCCTCGGCACGTGGAATCCAAAGCGTAAGGAAACTGCGAATGACGAGAGCCGCAAAGTGCTGGCTTCTGCAAAAGCTAATATTTCCGACGATTTGACCGCGAAGTTTACGACGCTTCTGGAATCGTACGGCGTGAAAGACGAAGCACCGGTTGACCCTAATGTACAGGTTGTGCAGATCAAGGCGATCCGTGAAGAAATGAAGTTCAGTGTGACGGAATTCACGGCTATTGCCGGTAAAACCGTTGAAATCGTTTTTGAAAACCCGGATGCCATGCAGCATAATGTGGTAGTAGGCCGGCCAAAATCGACTGAGATCATTGGCGCTGCCGCCGACAAAATGATCACTGCCAAAGACGGAGCTGAAAAAAATTATGTCCCTAACATTCCGCAGGTACTGGCAGCCTCGCCGCTGGTGAACCCCGGCCAAACTTTCCGTCTTAGATTCGTAGTACCGGACCAGATAGGCGACTACCCATTCGTATGTACGTTCCCAGGCCACTGGAGACTCATGAAAGGGGTGATGAAAGTCGTGAAAGACAAGCAGGGTTTATAA
- a CDS encoding Gfo/Idh/MocA family protein, which produces MSQKINVAIVGLGFGAEFIPIYQQHPNANMYAICQRTESKLNAVGDQYGIEVRYTSYDDLLNDPNVDAVHINSPIPNHAEQTLKALRAGKHVACTVPMATSVEDCIEIVKATKESGKKYMMMETVVYAREFLFVKELYEKGELGKVQFLKASHQQDMEGWPDYWPGLPPMHYATHCVGPVAGLLKLEAEYVSCFGSGTISEDLAKIHNSPFAVESAHIKFKDSDLSAYVYRSLFDVARQYRESFEVYGSKKSFEWPLIEGEDPVIHTAKKPEHEIAEKVTTPDYAHYLPQEIQHFTGHGVYDLDDNSHLSFVQGGGHGGSHPHLAHEFISALIEDREPFPNAWQSANWTSVGILAHESALQGGALIQLPDFKELS; this is translated from the coding sequence ATGTCTCAAAAAATTAATGTTGCAATCGTTGGACTAGGCTTCGGAGCCGAATTTATCCCCATTTATCAGCAACATCCCAATGCTAATATGTATGCCATTTGCCAGCGTACCGAGTCCAAGCTGAATGCCGTGGGCGACCAATATGGCATTGAAGTGCGCTACACAAGTTACGATGATCTTTTGAATGACCCGAATGTAGATGCGGTTCACATTAACTCCCCTATCCCCAACCACGCCGAGCAGACATTGAAAGCATTGCGCGCCGGCAAGCACGTGGCTTGCACAGTACCCATGGCAACAAGCGTGGAGGATTGCATTGAAATCGTAAAAGCCACCAAAGAATCAGGCAAAAAATATATGATGATGGAAACCGTGGTGTACGCCCGGGAATTTCTCTTCGTTAAAGAATTATATGAAAAAGGCGAGCTCGGCAAAGTTCAGTTCCTGAAAGCCAGCCACCAGCAGGACATGGAAGGCTGGCCTGATTACTGGCCTGGATTACCCCCGATGCACTACGCAACACACTGCGTGGGACCGGTAGCGGGCTTGCTCAAACTGGAAGCGGAGTACGTTTCCTGCTTTGGATCAGGAACGATCAGTGAAGATCTTGCCAAAATTCATAACTCGCCATTCGCAGTAGAATCGGCACATATTAAATTCAAAGACAGCGATTTGTCGGCATATGTGTACCGTTCATTGTTTGATGTGGCGCGTCAGTATCGCGAAAGCTTTGAAGTGTACGGAAGCAAAAAGTCATTTGAATGGCCATTGATAGAAGGTGAAGATCCTGTGATCCACACTGCGAAAAAACCTGAGCATGAAATCGCTGAAAAGGTCACTACGCCGGATTACGCACATTATCTGCCGCAGGAAATTCAGCATTTCACCGGCCACGGCGTGTATGATCTCGACGATAATTCGCACTTATCATTTGTACAGGGCGGCGGCCACGGAGGCTCGCACCCGCACCTCGCACACGAGTTTATCAGCGCACTGATCGAAGACCGCGAGCCGTTCCCGAATGCATGGCAGTCGGCCAACTGGACCAGCGTCGGAATCTTGGCGCACGAGTCGGCATTGCAAGGCGGCGCTTTGATACAACTGCCTGATTTTAAGGAATTGTCATAG
- a CDS encoding GNAT family N-acetyltransferase yields MIRKATPEDADAVAPLLVQALGHIAGIFAGSENYEAATPLVKTFFERDDNQYSYINTLVFEDETGVIGSVTGYDGARLHELRQPVIDRLREFQPDFTPGDETEAGEYYIDCASVDPAHQGKGIGKKLITAFCELAASSGFEKVGLIVDKVNPAAKRLYEDLGFDVAGEKDFLGHRYFHMVRKVL; encoded by the coding sequence ATGATCAGGAAAGCGACCCCGGAAGATGCAGATGCTGTCGCGCCATTGTTAGTTCAGGCATTGGGACACATTGCGGGTATTTTTGCAGGATCGGAAAATTATGAGGCTGCTACTCCGCTGGTGAAGACATTCTTTGAGAGAGATGATAATCAGTACAGCTACATTAATACATTGGTTTTTGAAGATGAGACCGGGGTTATCGGCTCTGTTACCGGTTACGATGGTGCGCGGCTTCACGAGTTGCGTCAGCCGGTCATCGACCGTTTGCGCGAGTTTCAGCCGGATTTTACACCCGGAGACGAAACGGAAGCCGGAGAATATTATATAGATTGTGCGAGTGTCGACCCGGCGCATCAGGGAAAAGGGATTGGCAAGAAGCTGATTACTGCCTTTTGTGAACTTGCAGCCTCATCAGGTTTCGAAAAAGTGGGATTGATCGTGGATAAGGTCAATCCAGCAGCCAAAAGACTATATGAAGACCTGGGATTTGATGTTGCCGGAGAAAAGGACTTTCTGGGACATAGGTATTTTCATATGGTCAGGAAAGTATTGTAA